A part of Bubalus bubalis isolate 160015118507 breed Murrah chromosome 6, NDDB_SH_1, whole genome shotgun sequence genomic DNA contains:
- the LOC102398085 gene encoding glutathione S-transferase Mu 1 isoform X2 gives MTITLGYWDIRGPSPFAPPPASQLAHAIRLLLEYTDSNYEEKKYTMGDAPNYDRSQWLNEKFKLGLDFPNLPYLIDGPHKLTQSKAILRYIARKHNMCGDTEEEKIRVDVLENQAMDTFNDLVMLCYNPEFEKLKPQYLKEIPGKMKLYSEFLGRRPWFAGDKLTFVDFLVYDVLDVHRIFEPKCLDAFPNLKDFISRFEGQKRISAYMKSSRFLPQPVYSKMAAWGNK, from the exons ATGACGATAACCCTGGGTTACTGGGACATCCGCGGG CCTAGCCCCTTCGCACCGCCGCCTGCttcccag CTAGCCCATGCCATCCGCCTGCTCCTGGAGTACACAGACTCAAACTATGAGGAAAAGAAGTACACGATGGGGGACG CTCCCAACTATGACAGAAGCCAGTGGCTGAATGAAAAATTCAAGCTGGGCCTGGACTTCCCCAAT TTGCCATACTTAATTGATGGACCTCACAAGCTCACCCAGAGCAAGGCCATCCTTCGCTACATTGCTCGCAAGCACAACATGT GTGGGGACACAGAGGAGGAGAAGATTCGCGTGGATGTATTGGAGAACCAGGCTATGGACACTTTTAATGACTTGGTTATGCTCTGCTACAACCCTGAATTT GAGAAACTAAAGCCTCAATACTTGAAGGAGATCCCTGGAAAGATGAAGCTCTACTCAGAGTTTCTGGGGAGGAGGCCTTGGTTTGCAGGGGACAAG CTCACCTTTGTGGATTTCCTGGTTTATGACGTTCTTGACGTTCACCGCATATTTGAGCCCAAGTGCCTGGATGCATTCCCAAACCTGAAAGACTTCATCTCTCGTTTTGAG GGCCAGAAGAGGATCTCTGCCTACATGAAGTCCAGCCGCTTCCTCCCACAACCTGTATATTCAAAGATGGCTGCGTGGGGCAACAAGTAG
- the LOC102398085 gene encoding glutathione S-transferase Mu 1 isoform X1 translates to MGRGLTQATPRLDPQINFQINGAELEIRSTDADYDDNPGLLGHPRGERGSARTGGMEAGWDMPRSWGPLAHAIRLLLEYTDSNYEEKKYTMGDAPNYDRSQWLNEKFKLGLDFPNLPYLIDGPHKLTQSKAILRYIARKHNMCGDTEEEKIRVDVLENQAMDTFNDLVMLCYNPEFEKLKPQYLKEIPGKMKLYSEFLGRRPWFAGDKLTFVDFLVYDVLDVHRIFEPKCLDAFPNLKDFISRFEGQKRISAYMKSSRFLPQPVYSKMAAWGNK, encoded by the exons ATGGGGCGTGGCCTCACTCAGGCCACACCCAGACTTGACCCACAGATAAACTTCCAAATCAACGGTGCAGAGCTGGAAATCCGATCCACAGACGCTGACTATGACGATAACCCTGGGTTACTGGGACATCCGCGGGGTGAGCGGGGGTCCGCTAGGACGGGTGGGATGGAGGCGGGCTGGGATATGCCGCGCAGCTGGGGACCG CTAGCCCATGCCATCCGCCTGCTCCTGGAGTACACAGACTCAAACTATGAGGAAAAGAAGTACACGATGGGGGACG CTCCCAACTATGACAGAAGCCAGTGGCTGAATGAAAAATTCAAGCTGGGCCTGGACTTCCCCAAT TTGCCATACTTAATTGATGGACCTCACAAGCTCACCCAGAGCAAGGCCATCCTTCGCTACATTGCTCGCAAGCACAACATGT GTGGGGACACAGAGGAGGAGAAGATTCGCGTGGATGTATTGGAGAACCAGGCTATGGACACTTTTAATGACTTGGTTATGCTCTGCTACAACCCTGAATTT GAGAAACTAAAGCCTCAATACTTGAAGGAGATCCCTGGAAAGATGAAGCTCTACTCAGAGTTTCTGGGGAGGAGGCCTTGGTTTGCAGGGGACAAG CTCACCTTTGTGGATTTCCTGGTTTATGACGTTCTTGACGTTCACCGCATATTTGAGCCCAAGTGCCTGGATGCATTCCCAAACCTGAAAGACTTCATCTCTCGTTTTGAG GGCCAGAAGAGGATCTCTGCCTACATGAAGTCCAGCCGCTTCCTCCCACAACCTGTATATTCAAAGATGGCTGCGTGGGGCAACAAGTAG
- the LOC102398085 gene encoding glutathione S-transferase Mu 1 isoform X4, translating into MTITLGYWDIRGLAHAIRLLLEYTDSNYEEKKYTMGDAPNYDRSQWLNEKFKLGLDFPNLPYLIDGPHKLTQSKAILRYIARKHNMCGDTEEEKIRVDVLENQAMDTFNDLVMLCYNPEFEKLKPQYLKEIPGKMKLYSEFLGRRPWFAGDKLTFVDFLVYDVLDVHRIFEPKCLDAFPNLKDFISRFEGQKRISAYMKSSRFLPQPVYSKMAAWGNK; encoded by the exons ATGACGATAACCCTGGGTTACTGGGACATCCGCGGG CTAGCCCATGCCATCCGCCTGCTCCTGGAGTACACAGACTCAAACTATGAGGAAAAGAAGTACACGATGGGGGACG CTCCCAACTATGACAGAAGCCAGTGGCTGAATGAAAAATTCAAGCTGGGCCTGGACTTCCCCAAT TTGCCATACTTAATTGATGGACCTCACAAGCTCACCCAGAGCAAGGCCATCCTTCGCTACATTGCTCGCAAGCACAACATGT GTGGGGACACAGAGGAGGAGAAGATTCGCGTGGATGTATTGGAGAACCAGGCTATGGACACTTTTAATGACTTGGTTATGCTCTGCTACAACCCTGAATTT GAGAAACTAAAGCCTCAATACTTGAAGGAGATCCCTGGAAAGATGAAGCTCTACTCAGAGTTTCTGGGGAGGAGGCCTTGGTTTGCAGGGGACAAG CTCACCTTTGTGGATTTCCTGGTTTATGACGTTCTTGACGTTCACCGCATATTTGAGCCCAAGTGCCTGGATGCATTCCCAAACCTGAAAGACTTCATCTCTCGTTTTGAG GGCCAGAAGAGGATCTCTGCCTACATGAAGTCCAGCCGCTTCCTCCCACAACCTGTATATTCAAAGATGGCTGCGTGGGGCAACAAGTAG
- the LOC102398085 gene encoding glutathione S-transferase Mu 1 isoform X3: MGRGLTQATPRLDPQINFQINGAELEIRSTDADYDDNPGLLGHPRAPNYDRSQWLNEKFKLGLDFPNLPYLIDGPHKLTQSKAILRYIARKHNMCGDTEEEKIRVDVLENQAMDTFNDLVMLCYNPEFEKLKPQYLKEIPGKMKLYSEFLGRRPWFAGDKLTFVDFLVYDVLDVHRIFEPKCLDAFPNLKDFISRFEGQKRISAYMKSSRFLPQPVYSKMAAWGNK; this comes from the exons ATGGGGCGTGGCCTCACTCAGGCCACACCCAGACTTGACCCACAGATAAACTTCCAAATCAACGGTGCAGAGCTGGAAATCCGATCCACAGACGCTGACTATGACGATAACCCTGGGTTACTGGGACATCCGCGGG CTCCCAACTATGACAGAAGCCAGTGGCTGAATGAAAAATTCAAGCTGGGCCTGGACTTCCCCAAT TTGCCATACTTAATTGATGGACCTCACAAGCTCACCCAGAGCAAGGCCATCCTTCGCTACATTGCTCGCAAGCACAACATGT GTGGGGACACAGAGGAGGAGAAGATTCGCGTGGATGTATTGGAGAACCAGGCTATGGACACTTTTAATGACTTGGTTATGCTCTGCTACAACCCTGAATTT GAGAAACTAAAGCCTCAATACTTGAAGGAGATCCCTGGAAAGATGAAGCTCTACTCAGAGTTTCTGGGGAGGAGGCCTTGGTTTGCAGGGGACAAG CTCACCTTTGTGGATTTCCTGGTTTATGACGTTCTTGACGTTCACCGCATATTTGAGCCCAAGTGCCTGGATGCATTCCCAAACCTGAAAGACTTCATCTCTCGTTTTGAG GGCCAGAAGAGGATCTCTGCCTACATGAAGTCCAGCCGCTTCCTCCCACAACCTGTATATTCAAAGATGGCTGCGTGGGGCAACAAGTAG